Proteins encoded within one genomic window of Bemisia tabaci chromosome 2, PGI_BMITA_v3:
- the LOC109039397 gene encoding uncharacterized protein encodes MITQLISVATLMAVARAGYLGDPGPGPLAHAYAPFLAGHAYPGFRYAAAAPAPAPPPPKPSFPIYKPAPAPIAYSAPLVHAPKAYAPAYPDAYPKYNFDYSVHDGYTGDTKSQHETRDGDVVQGSYSLVEPDGTLRTVNYAADPVNGFNAVVERSPPHGHAHAPKLYAPAPPRARAPTSPTTDDPRPRDPPQRPR; translated from the exons ATGATTACTCAG CTCATATCTGTGGCCACGCTGATGGCGGTGGCTCGGGCCGGGTACCTCGGGGACCCGGGGCCGGGCCCCCTGGCGCACGCGTACGCCCCGTTTCTGGCCGGGCACGCGTACCCTGGATTTCGATACGCGGCCGCCGCACCCGCCCCCGCTCCTCCACCGCCGAAACCATCATTTCCAATATATAAGCCAGCTCCTGCACCAATTGCCTACAGTGCTCCCCTGGTACACGCCCCCAAAGCATACGCACCCGCATACCCTGACGCCTATCCGAAATACAATTTCGACTACAGCGTCCACGACGG GTATACTGGGGATACGAAAAGCCAGCACGAGACTCGGGACGGGGATGTGGTGCAAGGGTCGTACAGCCTAGTGGAGCCGGACGGGACCCTGCGGACGGTGAACTACGCGGCCGACCCGGTGAACGGGTTCAACGCCGTGGTGGAGCGCTCCCCGCCGCACGGGCACGCGCACGCCCCCAAGCTCTacgcccccgccccgccccgggCCCGGGCCCCCACCTCCCCTACCACGGATGACCCCCGTCCCCGCGACCCACCTCAGCGACCACGTTGA